The genome window AGCCAGAGGGCGCCGGTTTTGACCGTGATAGCCGAGAGATAAGCCAGGCCGGCGAAGAGGGGGCGGATGTTGATGAGGATGAGGATGAAAATCCAACCCAACTGGCTGAGGCGCAGGTAGGTTTCCTCCTTCATGCCGATGAGGGAGTGGAGGGCGTTGCCGCCGTCCAAGGGGGGCACGGGGAGGAGGTTGAAGAAGAAGAGAAACATGCTGAGGAGGGCCAGGTTGAGACAGAATTTGACGGCTTCCGGCTGGTGGGCGAGGTCGGCGGCGCGGGCCAGGAGGAGGACGAGGGCGGTGAGGACGAGGTTCATGGCGGGGCCGGCGAGGGTGATGAGGAGGTTTTGGCGGCGGCGGTGGGTGAGGTTGTTCAAGTCCACCATGACGGGCTTGCCCCAACCGAAGAGGAAGCCGCCGAAGGCTTTGTCGAAGGCGTTGGCGAGGATGAAGAAGAGGGGCAGGATGACGGTGCCGAAGGTGTCGAGGTGTGCCAGGGGGTTGAGGGTGACGCGGCCCTGGTCGCGCTGGGAGAGGTCGCCCAAGCGCCAGGCCATCCAGGCGTGACCGAATTCATGGAAGGTCACGATGATGACCAGGCCGATGTACATGAGCAAACCGTCAATGAGAGCCTGAGTATCCATCGGCCCCAGAAATTAACGGGGGCATGGGCGGGCGTCGAGGGCAGAATGGATTGAACGTGACAGGGGTGGGAGGGGTCATATACTTTGTAATACAAAGTAAAAATTTTTAAGCGAATTTTTTTATGCGAATCATACGAGCGGCGGCGATGGGGATGTGTTTTGGGGTGAAGGATGCGATTGCGATGGCGCGAGCGAAGGCGCGGGTGGGGCCGGTGACGGTGTTGGGGGATTTGGTGCACAACGAGCGGGTGATGGCGGAGCTGCGGGCGGCGGGGGTGCGGGTGGAGCAGGAGGTGGGGGCGGTGAAGACGGCGGAGGTGATCATCACGGCGCATGGGGCGGCGCGGAAGGTGATTGCCGAGGCGGCGGGGCGTGGGCTGGTGGTGACGGAGGCGACGTGTCCGCTGGTGCATTACGCGCACCGGGTATTGGAGCGGCTGGTGGGGGAGGGTTATTATCCGGTGGTGGTGGGGCAGAGGCAGCATGTGGAGGTGCGGGGGATGACGGGGGATTTGGCGGAGTATGCGGTGGTATTGCAGCCCGAGGAGGTGGGTGGATTGCCGGAGCGTCCGCGGTATGGGGTGGTGTCGCAGACGACGCAGCCGGTGGAGCGGGTGGAGCGGGTGGTGGCGGCGATGCGGGAGCGATTTCCGGGGGCGGAGGTGCGGTGGGTGGATACGGTGTGCCGGCCGACCAAGCAGCGGCAGGAGGCGGCGCGGGAGCTGGCGAAGCGGGCGGAGGTGGTGATTGTGATTGGGGGGGCGCACAGCAACAACACGCGGGAGCTGGCGGCGACGTGTGCGGCGCAGGGAGCGCGGGTGCATCATGTGCAGGGGCCGGAGGATTTGCGTGCGGAATGGGTGGCGGGGGCGGAGGTGGTGGGGATAACGGCGGGGACTTCGACGCCGGACGAGGTGATTGAGGCGGTGGAGGCGCGGTTGCGGGAGTGGGCGGGGGTTTTAGAGCAGGGGGCGGCGCCGGTGGGGGAAGGCGAGGCTTGTTTGAGCCGGGCGTAGGGGTTTCAGAGTTTGCCGGAATGGAGCAGGCCGGCGTGGCGGGCGGCGGCGCAGGCCTGGTGAAATTCGGCGGGGGTGATGCGGCGGGTCAGTTCGGGGTAGAGCTGGGCGCCCTGGGGGGTGGCGACGCGGCCGGCGGGGTGGTATTGGGCCATGAGGTTGAGGCGGGTGTGGGGGCTGATTTCGCGGGCGAGCCATTGGGCGAGGGCGGCGGTGCCGGCGAGGTTGTGGGGCATGACAAGGTGACGGACGAGGAGGCCGCGGCGGGCGAGGCCGTGATCATCGAGGACTAAATCACCGACCTGGCGGTGCATTTCTTTGACGGCGGCGCGGGCGACGGCGGGGTAGTCGGGGGCCTGGGCCAGGCGGTCGGCGACGGCGGGGTCCCAGAACTTGAAATCGGGGAGGTAGATGTCCACCACGCCCTCGAACCAGCGGAGTGTTTCCACGGCGTCGTAGCCGCTGGAATTATAGACGATGGGGAGGGAGAGGCCGCGTTCGGCGGCCAGGGCGAGGGCTTCGAGGAGCTGGGGGGCGAGGTGGGAGGGGGTGACCCAGTTGAGGTTGTGGCAGCCGGCGGCCTGAAGTTCGAGCATGAGGTTGGCGAGCTGGCTGGGGTTGAGGGGGGCGCCGCCGAGGGGGTGGTGGCTGATGTCGTAATTCTGGCAGAAGACACAATGGAGGTTGCAGCCGGTGAAGAAGAGGGTGCCGGAGCCGCGCCAGCCGCGGAGGCAATCCTCCTCGCCGAGGTGGGGGAAGGCGGAGGCGACGACGGCGAGGCGGCCGAGGCCGCAGCGTCCGCGTTCATTGTGGAGGCGGTTGACGCCGCACTGGCGGGGGCAGAGGCGGCAGGCGGCGAGGGCGGCGCAGGCGGTGGCGGCGCGGCGGTGGAGCTCACCGCTGCGGGCCAGGGCCAGGTAGGACGGCAGGGATGGCGGAGGCCGGCGCATGGGCCAGAGCAAGGTAACGCGGAAGCGGGTTTTCGCCAAGGGGGGCGGGGCGGACCTCCGCGGACGTCCGGCAGAGGGACAAAAAAATTTTTTCAGGCAAAATGCAAAAAAGTGGGACCGGTGACAGTAGATGTCATAGGTGCCGGATTAGGGTGAGCGACGTTATGAATACTGAGAACACATCAAATGCGGCGGAAGGCCGGGAGCTGGCCGAATTCATTCAACATTTGCGACTGGGCACGCCCCAGCAGTTGGGGTTGATGACGGTGATTCCGTTGTTGGACGGGGACGGGGGCGGGTTGGAATACCTGTCGCTGAATCAGGCGATGGGGGCGGGGAAGCTGCGGGTGAGGGAAATTTCGGAGCAGGGGTCGGTGCCGGAGCTGGAGGCGGAGAACCTGGCGGATCAGCCGGTGTTGCTGCTGGACGGGGAGCAGTTGAGCGGGGCCAAGCAGAACCGGGTGTTGAACACGTCGCTGCTGTTGAAGGAGCACAGCCGGGTGAGGATTCCGGTGAGCTGTGTGGAGGCGGGGCGGTGGCACCCCAAGAGCGCGGCGTTTTACAACGAGGACATTGTGATGGCGCAGAAGGCGCGGGCCAAGAAGTTGCGGTCGGTCACCGGGAATCTGGAGAAACACAAGAAGTATGCGTCGGATCAGGGGGAGGTGTGGGACGAGGTGCATCACTTTTTGTGTTTCAAGATGCGGGTGCACTCGCCGACGTCGGCGATGAGCGAGGCTTATGAGCGATACGAGCATGATTTGAAGCATTTTGAGGAGACGTTTCGCTGTGAGCCGCAGCAGGTGGGTTTTGTGGTGTTGTTCAAGGGGCAGGTGGCGGGTTGCGACGCGGTGTCGCGGCCGGAGGTGTATGCGACGGTGCACGCGAAGCTGATCAAGAGCTACGCGATTGAATTTTTGTTTGAGCGGCGGGGGGAGCCGGTGGCGGTGGAGGCGGCGAGCGGGCTGGCGAAGGAGTTTTTGGAGCGGGTGGCGGGGAGTCCGACGAAACGGTTTCCGGCGATGGCCGGGTTGGGGGAATCGTTGCGGATACCTGATCCGAGCCTGCCGGGGGCGGCGCTAGTGCACGCGGGGAGGGTGATCCACCTGACGGCGCTGAATCCCACGGCGGACGGGCTGCCGGAGGATGGGCGGTGGCGGCATCGGAGCTTGTGAGGGAGAACCGCGAGAGCAGGAGGGCCTGAGGATGAAAACGAACAGTGAGCTGTGTGTGAACTTGTGGTACTACCTGGACGCGCAGACGGGGCTGGTGTTTCTGGTGTCGGGGCGCGTTTACACGCTGGGGGGCACGCGGGAGGAGAAGCGGCGGTTGTTGGGGTTGCTGGCGGAGACGGACTTTCGCACGGCGCCGACGTTTGCCCTGCCGCCGCATGCCCAACTGATGGAAAGCGGGCTGGACGCCGGGGAGGGGCTGATGTTGCCGGAGATGGTGGATTTGTTCCACAGCGAGGTGTTTGCGCCGGTGTGGGAGCATTTGTGGGAGGAGCTGGCGACGGTGGGCGGGGGGGAGGAGCCGGCGCTGGGATGGACGTGGCCGGTGCCCGGCTGTGCGTTGTGTTTGACGACGTGCATTGTGGAGTATGAGGATGGGCGGCTGGAGCCGCTGGTGATGCCGATGGGGGAAGGGCCGGAGACGATGGCGTGCCTGTGGGGGCCGAATGCCGGTGACGCGCAGGAGTCATTTTAGCGTGGCAGCGTCCGGGAGAAGGGAGGTTGAACAGGGGCACAGCCGTCTGTGCCCCTGTATTTTTTTGGTGGGTGAGGCAAAATTTTTTTTCAGGTCAGGAGATAAAAACCGGCAAAAATGGGGGGCTCGTGACCTGAGTCATAAACGGCTGATGATGAACGAGATACGCATGATTGAGAAAATCTTTAATGATAAAGAAGCAGGCAATATGCCAACACAAAAATGGCCTCGTGACCTGGAAAAGACTTGCGCTGTTGCGGCAGAATGGGTTAGAAAGGTGGGGTTGGGAATGGGGTGAAAGCCGAAAGGCAATGGAGACGGGCGGATAAACTACTTTGCCTTTCTAGCTGGCTTGTGTTGGGAATGGGGTGAAAGCCGAAAGGCAATGGAGACGAAGCTCTTCCTCTGGTTTCAGAGGCGGTTGGGGTGTTGGGAATGGGGTGAAAGCCGAAAGGCAATGGAGACAGGGACCGCAGGTCGACTTTCAGCGTCCCCATAACGGTTGGGAATGGGGTGAAAGCCGAAAGGCAATGGAGACTACGTCGCGCTGGTGCGTGTTATAGTGCTCGCAAAAGGAGTTGGGAATGGGGTGAAAGCCGAAAGGCAATGGAGACTGCTTGCCGTAGGTTTCGCAGTTGTCGTAGGTTTTGCCATGTTGGGAATGGGGTGAAAGCCGAAAGGCAATGGAGACCTGGGAAAATTCCAAAGCTTTACGGGCGTTTTTCGTGGGTTGGGAATGGGGTGAAAGCCGAAAGGCAATGGAGACACGCCACAAACGCCACATTTTTTCATTGTGGCGCGTGCGTTGGGAATGGGGTGAAAGCCGAAAGGCAATGGAGACTTTTCGCTGCCGCGCCCGCCATCATCGTACACGAAACCGTTGGGAATGGGGTGAAAGCCGAAAGGCAATGGAGACGTCGGACATCTTCCCGCGCCAAATGGCACGAAGGTAGGCGTTGGGAATGGGGTGAAAGCCGAAAGGCAATGGAGACTATCGTACTGCATGATGTTGTGCGCCATAGTTGTTTCCTTGTTGGGAATGGGGTGAAAGCCGAAAGGCAATGGAGACCCCCGGCCCCCGGCGGGGCGACCGCGCCCCCGCGCCCGTTGGGAATGGGGTGAAAGCCGAAAGGCAATGGAGACGCAACCAGCGCAGCATTTCCCGCCGCCCGGCATTCCCTGTTGGGAATGGGGTGAAAGCCGAAAGGCAATGGAGACCTAGTTCCGGCCTTGCAGCAATTAGTGATGCAAGGTACAGTTGGGAATGGGGTGAAAGCCGAAAGGCAATGGAGACGGGCGCACGGGTACTGCAACATATAAACACCGAGGATTTCCTGTTGGGAATGGGGTGAAAGCCGAAAGGCAATGGAGACATTGGATTACCGTTATATTGGAATGCAGACCAACAGGTTGGGAATGGGGTGAAAGCCGAAAGGCAATGGAGACAAGGGTAGTAAAATCAGGCGGTGCGGCAGGCTGGCCGGGTTGGGAATGGGGTGAAAGCCGAAAGGCAATGGAGACAACCAGGGCCCCATGTTGTTCTTGCGAGTACGGAGCCGTTGGGAATGGGGTGAAGGTTGCAAGGGATGGGAGGTGGGGGGGATGGGACGGGGCTTGCCAGGGGAGTGGGGATGGGGCAAGCTGGGGGTATGAAGCAAAGAATGAAGGCGTGGCTGGCGTGGGGTGGTTTGTTGCTGGGGGTGGGTTTATGGGGGGTGAGCGGGGCGGAGGCAGGGGGGCGCACGTATCGGAATCCGATTATTGATCGGATGGGGCCGGCGGATCCGCACGTGATCCGGCATGGGGGGAAGTATTATCTTTATCCGACGACGGACTCGCGGGGGTACGAGGTTTATATTTCGACGAATTTGGTGGACTGGGAGCTGCATCCGCGGAAGGTGTATGAGGATGTGCGCGGGGGGGTATGGGCGCCGGATGTGTGGCATGATGCGAAGGGGGAGGGGAAGTTTTACCTGTATTACACGGTGGGGCGGGGGACGAAGTACATTGGGGTGGCGGTGGCGGAGGGTCCGTTGGGGCCGTTTGTGGACAAGGGGCTGCTGGCGACGAATGCGATTGACGCGCATTTGTTTCAGGATGAGGACGGGCGGCTGTATTTGTACTATGTGAATCTGGCGGGGGGATTTAAGATCATGGTGACGCGGATGAAGGATGCGTTGACGCGGGAGGGGGAGGCGGTGGAGGTGATTCGGCCGACGGCGGATTGGGAGAAGGCGAGCGGGGAGGTGACGGAGGGGCCGTTTGTGTTGAAGCGGCAGGGGATTTATTATTTGATGTACTCGGGGAGCGGGGCGGATTCACCGCATTATGCGATTGGGTATGCGACGGCCAGGGCGCCGATGGGGCCGTTTGTGAAATATGGGGGCAATCCGATAGCGAAGCGGGGGGGCAACGTGCTGGGGCCGGGGCATCATTGTGTGATTGGGGGGCCGGATGGGCGGTTATGGATGGTGTATCATCAGAAGGCGAGCACGAACATGGGGTGGGATCGGTTTCTGGCGATTGATCCGTTGTGGTTTGACGAGCAGGGGGTAATCCACGTGAAGACGAGCCGGGGGACGGCCGAGCCGGCGCCGTAGGGGGCGCCGCCGGGGGAGGGGGATGGGGGGCGGCGGGGTTATTGGGGGCGGTCTGGGGGGCCGAGGAAGGGGGCGACGATTTTTTTCCAGAGGGCGTAGCCGCGGTCATTCATGTGGAGGCGGTCGTCCACGAAGATGTCGGGGAGGGGGAGGCCGTCGGGGCCGAGCATGTGGGGGAAGACATCAATGAATTCGAGGCGGGGGTCGGAGCGGGTGAATTCTTTGATGAGGCGGTTGGCTTCGCGGACGCGTTCGATTTGGGCCCAGCGGGCGGGGTTGGGGGCGATGGAGATGTAGGCGATGGTGGTTTGGGGGAGGCGCTGGTGGACGCGGTGGACGAAGGCCATGAAATCGGCGGCCACCTGTTGGGGGGATTTGCCGGCGTTGATGTCGTTGCCGCCGGCGTACATGATGATTTTGCGGGGTTGGTAGGGGAAGACGATGCGGTCGGCGAAGTGGAGGGAGTCGGCGATTTGTGAGCCGCCGAAGC of Verrucomicrobiia bacterium contains these proteins:
- a CDS encoding site-2 protease family protein; protein product: MDTQALIDGLLMYIGLVIIVTFHEFGHAWMAWRLGDLSQRDQGRVTLNPLAHLDTFGTVILPLFFILANAFDKAFGGFLFGWGKPVMVDLNNLTHRRRQNLLITLAGPAMNLVLTALVLLLARAADLAHQPEAVKFCLNLALLSMFLFFFNLLPVPPLDGGNALHSLIGMKEETYLRLSQLGWIFILILINIRPLFAGLAYLSAITVKTGALWLGLI
- a CDS encoding radical SAM protein: MRRPPPSLPSYLALARSGELHRRAATACAALAACRLCPRQCGVNRLHNERGRCGLGRLAVVASAFPHLGEEDCLRGWRGSGTLFFTGCNLHCVFCQNYDISHHPLGGAPLNPSQLANLMLELQAAGCHNLNWVTPSHLAPQLLEALALAAERGLSLPIVYNSSGYDAVETLRWFEGVVDIYLPDFKFWDPAVADRLAQAPDYPAVARAAVKEMHRQVGDLVLDDHGLARRGLLVRHLVMPHNLAGTAALAQWLAREISPHTRLNLMAQYHPAGRVATPQGAQLYPELTRRITPAEFHQACAAARHAGLLHSGKL
- a CDS encoding glycoside hydrolase family 43 protein, producing MKQRMKAWLAWGGLLLGVGLWGVSGAEAGGRTYRNPIIDRMGPADPHVIRHGGKYYLYPTTDSRGYEVYISTNLVDWELHPRKVYEDVRGGVWAPDVWHDAKGEGKFYLYYTVGRGTKYIGVAVAEGPLGPFVDKGLLATNAIDAHLFQDEDGRLYLYYVNLAGGFKIMVTRMKDALTREGEAVEVIRPTADWEKASGEVTEGPFVLKRQGIYYLMYSGSGADSPHYAIGYATARAPMGPFVKYGGNPIAKRGGNVLGPGHHCVIGGPDGRLWMVYHQKASTNMGWDRFLAIDPLWFDEQGVIHVKTSRGTAEPAP
- a CDS encoding SGNH/GDSL hydrolase family protein; amino-acid sequence: MKKRRFLRLALLALAGLAALLPLATPALFAATNDPARWENEIAAFEAADRTNPPPPQPILFLGSSSIRLWKSLPQDFPRHHVLNRGFGGSQIADSLHFADRIVFPYQPRKIIMYAGGNDINAGKSPQQVAADFMAFVHRVHQRLPQTTIAYISIAPNPARWAQIERVREANRLIKEFTRSDPRLEFIDVFPHMLGPDGLPLPDIFVDDRLHMNDRGYALWKKIVAPFLGPPDRPQ